Proteins from a single region of Acidovorax sp. NCPPB 3576:
- the recG gene encoding ATP-dependent DNA helicase RecG, translating to MPDRSAATTAAAGSVAAPGRAAPPGGLHAPSPAQKALHKLGLVRDIDLALHLPLRYEDETRITPLRNARDGDTVQIEATVVSSEVQLRPRRQLLVQVDDGTGTCELRFFSFYPSHQKTLAVGARLRIRGEVKGGFWGRQMLHPAFRTATGDLPAALTPVYPTVAQLPQAYLRRAIVSALQRVELSETLPPGVEPPVGRVYSQNGPAPGWNLRQALTFLHHPAPDVAIATLEDHSHPAWQRLKAEELLAQQLSQQQSKRERARLRAPVLQAPPPGEGGLTLAEQLLAVLPFGLTGAQRRVGEEIARDLGRPVPMHRLLQGDVGSGKTVVAALAAAVCIDAGWQCALMAPTEILAEQHFAKLVGWLEPLLAVRGQRVAWLVGGQKKKERAAMLALVESGEAALVVGTHAVIQDQVRFRCLALAVIDEQHRFGVAQRLALRQKLEGQGMEPHMLMMSATPIPRTLAMSYYADLDVSTIDELPPGRTPIVTKLIADSRKDEVIERIAAQVASGRQVYWVCPLIEESEALDLSNATATHAELSEALQGGVAAGQPPVQVGLLHSRMPSAEKKAVMALFTSGAMGVLVSTTVIEVGVDVPNASLMVIEHSERFGLSQLHQLRGRVGRGAAASACVLLYSTNDSGRLGETARERLKAMAETNDGFEIARRDLDIRGPGEFLGARQSGAPLLRFADLATDTVLLEWARELAPHMLDRFPALAERHVMRWLGGKSDYLKA from the coding sequence ATGCCCGACCGTAGCGCCGCCACCACTGCCGCCGCCGGTTCCGTGGCCGCGCCCGGGCGTGCAGCCCCCCCGGGGGGGCTGCACGCCCCCAGCCCTGCGCAGAAGGCCCTGCACAAGCTGGGGCTGGTGCGCGACATCGACCTGGCCCTGCACCTGCCCCTGCGCTACGAGGACGAAACCCGCATCACCCCCCTGCGCAACGCCCGGGACGGCGACACCGTGCAGATCGAGGCCACCGTCGTCTCCAGCGAGGTGCAGCTGCGCCCCCGCCGCCAGCTGCTGGTGCAGGTGGACGACGGCACGGGCACCTGCGAGCTGCGGTTCTTCAGCTTCTACCCCTCGCACCAGAAAACCCTGGCCGTGGGCGCGCGCCTGCGCATCCGGGGCGAGGTCAAGGGCGGCTTCTGGGGCCGGCAGATGCTGCACCCGGCCTTTCGCACGGCCACCGGCGACCTGCCGGCCGCGCTCACCCCCGTCTATCCGACCGTCGCGCAACTGCCCCAGGCCTACCTGCGCCGCGCCATCGTGAGCGCCCTGCAGCGCGTGGAGCTGTCCGAGACGCTGCCGCCCGGCGTGGAGCCGCCGGTGGGCCGCGTTTACAGCCAAAACGGCCCGGCGCCGGGGTGGAATCTGCGGCAGGCGCTCACTTTTTTGCACCACCCGGCGCCCGACGTGGCCATCGCCACCCTGGAGGACCACAGCCATCCGGCCTGGCAGCGGCTCAAGGCCGAGGAGTTGCTGGCCCAGCAACTGTCCCAGCAGCAATCCAAGCGCGAACGGGCCCGGCTGCGCGCGCCGGTGCTGCAGGCGCCGCCGCCCGGTGAAGGTGGCCTCACGCTGGCCGAGCAGCTGCTGGCCGTGCTGCCCTTCGGCCTCACGGGCGCCCAGCGCCGCGTGGGCGAAGAAATCGCCCGCGACCTGGGCCGCCCCGTGCCCATGCACCGCCTGCTGCAGGGCGACGTGGGCTCGGGCAAGACCGTGGTGGCGGCCCTGGCCGCCGCCGTGTGCATCGACGCGGGCTGGCAGTGCGCGCTGATGGCGCCCACCGAAATCCTGGCCGAGCAGCATTTCGCCAAGCTCGTCGGCTGGCTGGAGCCGCTGCTGGCCGTGCGCGGCCAACGCGTGGCCTGGCTCGTCGGCGGGCAAAAGAAGAAAGAGCGCGCCGCCATGCTGGCCCTGGTGGAAAGCGGCGAGGCCGCGCTGGTGGTGGGCACCCATGCGGTGATCCAGGACCAAGTGCGCTTTCGGTGCCTGGCCCTGGCCGTGATCGACGAGCAGCACCGCTTCGGCGTGGCGCAGCGCCTGGCGCTGCGGCAAAAGCTCGAAGGGCAGGGCATGGAGCCGCACATGCTCATGATGAGCGCCACGCCCATCCCGCGCACCCTGGCCATGAGCTACTACGCCGACCTGGACGTCTCCACCATCGACGAGCTGCCCCCCGGGCGCACCCCCATCGTCACCAAGCTCATCGCCGACAGCCGCAAGGACGAGGTCATCGAGCGCATCGCCGCCCAGGTCGCCTCGGGCCGGCAGGTGTACTGGGTGTGCCCGCTGATCGAGGAAAGCGAGGCGCTGGACCTGTCCAACGCCACCGCCACCCATGCCGAGCTGAGCGAGGCCCTGCAGGGCGGCGTTGCGGCAGGCCAGCCGCCCGTTCAGGTGGGCCTGCTGCACTCGCGCATGCCCAGCGCCGAGAAGAAGGCCGTCATGGCGCTCTTCACCAGCGGCGCCATGGGCGTGCTGGTCAGCACCACCGTGATCGAGGTGGGCGTGGACGTGCCCAATGCCTCGCTCATGGTCATCGAGCATTCCGAGCGGTTCGGCCTGTCGCAACTGCACCAGTTGCGCGGGCGCGTGGGGCGGGGCGCGGCAGCCTCGGCCTGCGTGCTGCTGTATTCCACCAACGACAGCGGCCGCCTGGGCGAGACCGCCCGCGAACGCCTCAAGGCCATGGCCGAGACCAACGACGGCTTCGAGATCGCCCGGCGCGACCTGGACATCCGCGGCCCGGGCGAATTCCTGGGCGCCCGCCAGTCCGGCGCGCCGCTGCTGCGCTTTGCCGACCTGGCCACCGACACCGTGCTGCTGGAGTGGGCGAGGGAGCTGGCGCCGCACATGCTGGACCGGTTTCCTGCCCTGGCCGAGCGGCATGTGATGCGGTGGCTGGGGGGGAAGTCGGATTATCTGAAGGCGTGA
- a CDS encoding HD-GYP domain-containing protein, producing MLKRISVQHLALGMYLHQFCGSWMDHPFWRTGFVLQDPADLARIHETTIAEVWIDVSKGLDVASDVATTSPEEAEARLDTDFSQLQEMPDLKIPPAPATAPSQRVRSLAPTSMAEELGHAASICNHARQAVSSMFHEARMGRAVDSSDARSLVQEISDSITRHPSALISLARLKTADDYTYMHSVAVCALMVALGRQIGLDTARIRTSGLAGLMHDIGKAAIPLAVLNKPGKLTDEEFDIVRGHSEHGYRMLLECGGGVEDEVLDACLHHHEKMDGSGYPHRLPAEQISLTARMASICDVYDAVTSDRPYKRGWDPAESLRRMAEWTNGHFDPRLFQAFVKSIGIYPVGSLVRLTSGRIGVVMEQAASLVSPRVKVFFSTKSDLRIPPEIIDLAQPGCPEKIVAREDPDKWRFPDLNELWTGMPSVPR from the coding sequence ATGCTCAAGCGAATCAGCGTCCAACATCTTGCCCTGGGCATGTACCTGCACCAGTTCTGCGGCTCGTGGATGGACCATCCGTTCTGGCGCACCGGCTTCGTGCTGCAGGACCCGGCGGACCTGGCCCGCATCCACGAGACCACCATCGCCGAGGTGTGGATCGATGTCTCCAAGGGCCTGGACGTGGCCTCCGATGTGGCCACCACCTCGCCCGAGGAGGCCGAGGCCCGCCTCGACACCGATTTCAGCCAGTTGCAGGAGATGCCGGACCTGAAGATTCCGCCCGCGCCGGCAACTGCCCCGTCCCAGCGCGTGCGCTCGCTGGCCCCCACCAGCATGGCCGAGGAGCTGGGCCATGCGGCATCGATCTGCAACCATGCCCGCCAAGCCGTGTCCTCGATGTTCCATGAGGCCCGCATGGGCCGCGCGGTGGACTCCAGCGATGCGCGCAGCCTGGTGCAGGAGATTTCGGATTCGATCACGCGCCACCCGTCCGCGCTCATCAGCCTGGCGCGGCTCAAGACGGCGGACGACTACACCTACATGCATTCGGTGGCGGTGTGCGCGCTCATGGTGGCCCTGGGGCGCCAGATCGGCCTGGACACCGCGCGCATCCGCACCTCGGGCCTGGCCGGGCTGATGCACGACATCGGCAAGGCGGCGATCCCGCTGGCGGTGCTGAACAAGCCCGGCAAGCTCACCGACGAGGAGTTCGACATCGTGCGCGGCCATTCCGAGCACGGCTACCGCATGCTGCTGGAGTGCGGCGGCGGCGTGGAGGACGAGGTGCTGGACGCCTGCCTGCACCACCACGAGAAAATGGACGGCTCAGGCTACCCGCACCGCCTGCCGGCCGAGCAGATCAGCCTGACCGCGCGCATGGCTTCGATCTGCGACGTGTACGACGCCGTCACCTCCGACCGGCCCTACAAGCGCGGCTGGGACCCGGCCGAATCGCTGCGGCGCATGGCCGAGTGGACCAACGGGCACTTCGACCCCCGCCTGTTCCAGGCCTTCGTGAAGAGCATCGGCATCTACCCCGTGGGCTCGCTCGTGCGGCTGACCTCGGGGCGCATCGGCGTGGTGATGGAGCAGGCCGCCTCGCTGGTGTCGCCGCGCGTGAAGGTGTTCTTCTCCACCAAGTCCGACCTGCGCATTCCGCCCGAGATCATCGACCTGGCCCAGCCCGGCTGCCCGGAGAAGATCGTTGCCCGCGAAGACCCGGACAAATGGCGCTTTCCGGACCTGAACGAGCTGTGGACCGGCATGCCGTCGGTGCCGCGCTGA
- a CDS encoding AraC family transcriptional regulator — protein sequence MPPPRASNDPAGAVRTYAMVERSSHLDFDIRDQSGRAPLTQPHKHEYFQIQVNLAGSTQHHIGGVARPFTARTLSFVLPHRMHLVPHPPGTRWLVVNFSQRFLWPGLTVDPLDLEDVPLALAPELAPFQFQEHLDFTFDEDGFQDVQALLGSLQRENAARRLASLACIRGCLLQLLALTCQRWEGELRALAAAQAQRGSRRAAMARLLRYLRGELAGDPTLADAAEAACLSPNYLAHLIKKETGKTFTELLTERRLALAQELLLATGDRIGEIARRCGFADEAYFARRFRQWHGLSPSAWRAQRLRELQGTAVAVPGSVQVLR from the coding sequence ATGCCCCCGCCGCGCGCCAGCAACGATCCCGCGGGTGCCGTGCGCACCTATGCGATGGTGGAGCGCTCCAGCCACCTGGACTTCGACATCCGCGACCAGAGCGGGCGTGCGCCGCTCACGCAGCCCCACAAGCACGAGTATTTCCAGATCCAGGTGAACCTGGCGGGCAGCACGCAGCACCACATCGGCGGCGTGGCCCGGCCGTTCACCGCGCGCACCCTGAGTTTCGTGCTGCCGCACCGCATGCACCTGGTGCCGCATCCGCCGGGCACGCGCTGGCTGGTGGTGAACTTCAGCCAGCGCTTCCTGTGGCCCGGGCTGACCGTGGACCCGCTCGACCTGGAAGACGTGCCGCTGGCCCTGGCGCCGGAACTGGCGCCGTTCCAGTTCCAGGAGCACCTGGACTTCACGTTCGACGAAGACGGCTTTCAAGACGTGCAGGCGCTGCTGGGCAGCCTGCAGCGCGAGAACGCGGCGCGGCGCCTGGCCTCCCTGGCGTGCATCCGCGGCTGCCTGCTGCAGCTGCTGGCGCTGACCTGCCAGCGCTGGGAAGGCGAGTTGCGCGCGCTGGCCGCGGCCCAGGCGCAGCGCGGCAGCCGCCGCGCGGCCATGGCCCGGCTGCTGCGCTACCTGCGCGGCGAACTGGCCGGCGACCCCACGCTGGCCGACGCGGCGGAGGCCGCCTGCCTGTCGCCCAACTACCTGGCCCACCTCATCAAAAAGGAAACCGGCAAGACCTTCACCGAGCTGCTGACCGAACGCCGGCTGGCCCTGGCGCAGGAACTGCTGCTGGCCACGGGCGACCGCATCGGCGAGATCGCGCGGCGCTGCGGCTTTGCCGACGAAGCGTATTTCGCCCGGCGCTTTCGGCAGTGGCACGGCCTGAGCCCCAGCGCCTGGCGCGCGCAGCGGCTGCGCGAACTGCAGGGCACGGCCGTGGCGGTGCCCGGTTCCGTCCAAGTGTTGCGCTGA
- a CDS encoding fumarylacetoacetate hydrolase family protein produces MDLNRRDLLMTSTATLGGALAAGCASVTATPSQPTPFSLSVPAVPIAGSREVFPVHRIYCIGRNYAAHAREMGSDPTREPPFFFQKPNDAVQFVPPGTTVDHPYPALTRNYHYEVELVAALHSGGRNIAPEHALQHVYGYAAGLDMTRRDLQSDMKDQKKPWEIGKSFDLSAPIGPIHRVAQTGHFPRGAITLSVNGTVKQSADLAQMIWSVAEQISNLSQAFELKAGDLIYSGTPENVGAVVRGDLMVAHIDGLPDLSLRVV; encoded by the coding sequence ATGGACCTGAACCGCCGAGACCTCTTGATGACCTCTACCGCCACCCTGGGCGGCGCCCTGGCCGCCGGCTGCGCCAGCGTGACCGCTACCCCGTCCCAGCCCACGCCGTTTTCGCTGAGCGTGCCGGCCGTGCCCATCGCCGGCAGCCGCGAAGTCTTTCCCGTGCACCGCATCTACTGCATCGGCCGCAACTACGCAGCCCATGCGCGCGAGATGGGGTCCGACCCCACGCGCGAGCCGCCCTTCTTCTTCCAAAAGCCCAACGACGCGGTGCAATTCGTGCCGCCGGGCACCACGGTGGACCACCCCTATCCCGCCCTCACCCGCAACTACCACTACGAGGTGGAGCTGGTGGCCGCCCTGCACAGCGGCGGGCGCAACATCGCGCCGGAGCACGCGCTGCAGCATGTGTACGGCTATGCCGCGGGCCTTGACATGACGCGCCGCGACCTGCAAAGCGACATGAAGGACCAGAAGAAGCCCTGGGAGATCGGCAAGAGCTTCGACCTGTCGGCCCCCATCGGGCCGATCCACCGCGTGGCCCAGACCGGCCACTTTCCCAGGGGCGCCATCACGCTGTCGGTGAACGGCACGGTCAAGCAAAGCGCCGATCTGGCGCAGATGATCTGGAGCGTGGCCGAGCAGATCAGCAACCTGTCGCAGGCGTTCGAGCTGAAGGCCGGCGACCTGATCTACAGCGGTACGCCCGAGAACGTGGGCGCCGTGGTGCGGGGGGACCTCATGGTGGCGCACATCGACGGCCTGCCCGACCTCTCGCTGCGCGTGGTCTGA